Proteins encoded together in one Microcebus murinus isolate Inina chromosome 18, M.murinus_Inina_mat1.0, whole genome shotgun sequence window:
- the TMEM238L gene encoding transmembrane protein 238-like, whose protein sequence is MLLGGPWGRCRGGRCVTFLTLALLLDAVGLVLLLLGIFAVLSYWDFFVYTGALILALSLLLWVIWYSLNIEVSPEKLDL, encoded by the coding sequence ATGCTCCTGGGGGGTCCGTGGGGGAGATGCCGGGGCGGGCGCTGTGTGACCTTCCTCACCCTCGCGCTCCTGCTGGATGCCGTCGGGCTGGTCCTCCTGCTGCTGGGGATTTTCGCTGTGCTGAGCTACTGGGACTTCTTCGTCTACACGGGGGCCCTGATCCTGGCTTTGAGCCTGCTGCTCTGGGTCATCTGGTATTCCCTCAACATCGAGGTGTCTCCTGAGAAACTGGACCTGTAG